Proteins from a genomic interval of Rubinisphaera italica:
- a CDS encoding DUF1501 domain-containing protein produces MDNQIGILPHNHVARRWFLQQCGIGLGGMAMASMLQKTAKAASLSDDPLAPKQPHFPARAKNVILLFMGGGPSQFELFDYKPTLEKLDGTLPPADLLKGYRAAFINPNSKLLGPKYPFARHGESGAELSDQLPHLAKVVDDLCIIRSMKTDAFNHAPGQLLMSTGSQQFGRPSMGSWVTYGLGSESRNLPSYIVFNSGNKGPSAGSSNWSSGFLPTVHSGVEFRTSGDPVLYLSNPEGIDRQVQRSTLDAVNAINRRQLDLVGDPEIATRISSYEMAFRMQTSAPEAMDLNNEPAHVLEQYGAEPGKASFANNCLLARRLVQRGVRFVQLFHESWDQHGGLKNGIANNCKATDQACAALIADLKQQGMLDETLVIWGGEFGRTPMVQGGNDGRDHHPNSFSMWLAGGGIKPGITHGSTDELGFNVGEKPVHVHDLHATILHLLGFNHKQLTFRFQGRDYRLTDVHGEIVKEILA; encoded by the coding sequence ATGGATAATCAAATCGGGATACTACCTCACAATCATGTCGCTCGTCGCTGGTTTCTCCAGCAATGCGGAATCGGCCTGGGTGGTATGGCAATGGCCAGCATGTTGCAGAAAACCGCGAAAGCAGCTTCATTGAGTGATGATCCTCTGGCTCCGAAACAGCCGCACTTTCCGGCTAGGGCTAAGAATGTCATCCTCCTGTTTATGGGAGGCGGACCGAGTCAGTTTGAACTGTTCGATTACAAACCGACGCTCGAAAAACTCGATGGGACATTGCCCCCAGCCGATTTGCTAAAAGGTTATCGAGCCGCTTTCATTAATCCCAATTCGAAACTGTTAGGCCCTAAATATCCGTTTGCCAGGCACGGTGAATCGGGAGCAGAACTCTCGGATCAATTGCCTCATCTGGCTAAAGTCGTTGATGATCTTTGCATCATCCGCTCGATGAAAACCGATGCCTTCAATCATGCTCCTGGTCAACTGCTGATGAGTACGGGGTCTCAACAGTTCGGACGTCCGAGCATGGGCTCCTGGGTCACCTATGGACTGGGAAGTGAGTCTCGTAATCTCCCCTCATACATTGTTTTTAACAGCGGAAACAAGGGGCCGAGTGCCGGGTCGAGTAACTGGAGCAGTGGATTTCTGCCGACTGTGCATTCCGGCGTCGAATTTCGGACCAGTGGTGATCCCGTCCTTTATCTTTCCAATCCGGAAGGAATCGATCGGCAGGTGCAGCGCTCGACTCTCGATGCCGTCAATGCGATCAATCGTCGGCAACTCGATCTCGTCGGGGATCCCGAAATCGCGACTCGTATCAGTTCTTATGAGATGGCTTTCCGTATGCAGACCAGCGCGCCGGAAGCGATGGATCTCAATAACGAGCCAGCTCACGTTCTTGAACAGTATGGAGCCGAGCCGGGGAAAGCCTCGTTTGCTAACAACTGTCTGCTTGCACGACGACTCGTTCAGCGTGGCGTTCGTTTCGTTCAGTTATTTCACGAATCCTGGGATCAGCACGGCGGCTTAAAGAATGGCATCGCTAACAACTGCAAAGCAACCGATCAGGCTTGTGCGGCACTGATTGCCGACTTGAAACAACAGGGCATGCTCGATGAAACACTCGTCATCTGGGGCGGAGAATTTGGCCGTACTCCGATGGTGCAAGGTGGGAACGATGGTCGCGATCATCACCCGAATTCCTTTTCGATGTGGTTAGCCGGTGGCGGAATCAAACCGGGTATCACCCACGGCTCTACCGACGAACTCGGTTTCAATGTCGGAGAGAAGCCGGTGCACGTGCATGATCTCCATGCCACGATTTTGCACCTGCTCGGATTCAATCACAAACAACTCACCTTCCGTTTCCAGGGCCGCGATTATCGCCTCACCGATGTGCATGGGGAAATCGTCAAAGAAATCCTCGCGTAA
- a CDS encoding REP-associated tyrosine transposase: MPNYRRANVPGGSFFFTVVTDNRRPILNSEIARKSLLNAFQICQSTMPFEMNAVVVLPDHIHTIWTLPRGDTNFSKRWGLIKSSFTKQWLEHGGMQRSISEARNNEHRKGVWQPRFWEHTIVDEDDFESHFDYLHYNPVKHGLVKHVSEWPSSSFHRWVKAGVYSPDWGRLEGQTMEIIAREIKQTVGE, from the coding sequence ATGCCCAATTATCGTCGAGCGAATGTTCCAGGAGGTAGTTTTTTCTTTACAGTGGTGACTGATAATCGACGACCAATACTGAACTCAGAAATCGCCAGAAAATCGTTACTAAATGCATTCCAAATTTGCCAATCGACAATGCCATTTGAAATGAATGCTGTTGTTGTTTTACCAGATCACATTCATACGATTTGGACACTACCGAGAGGTGACACAAACTTTTCAAAGCGATGGGGCCTTATAAAGTCTTCCTTTACAAAGCAATGGTTAGAGCATGGAGGAATGCAACGTTCAATTTCAGAGGCAAGAAACAATGAGCATCGTAAAGGAGTCTGGCAACCGCGATTCTGGGAACATACGATAGTAGACGAAGATGATTTCGAATCGCACTTTGATTATTTGCACTACAATCCTGTTAAGCATGGATTAGTTAAGCATGTTTCGGAGTGGCCGTCGTCCAGTTTTCATCGTTGGGTCAAGGCTGGAGTCTATTCACCAGACTGGGGTAGGCTCGAAGGCCAAACCATGGAAATCATCGCGAGAGAAATTAAGCAGACTGTTGGTGAGTAA